Proteins from a genomic interval of Candidatus Methanoperedens sp.:
- a CDS encoding nucleotidyltransferase family protein — translation MKSKNEILKVLKKELPNLKEKFKVKSIGIFGSYVRGEQTKTSDIDMLVQFEAPVSFFKFIELEDYLTEKLGAKVDLVTPDALKPLTKPHIIEEAVYA, via the coding sequence GAAAAAAGAACTCCCCAACCTCAAGGAAAAATTCAAAGTAAAAAGCATAGGCATATTCGGCTCTTACGTGAGGGGAGAGCAAACAAAAACAAGCGACATCGACATGCTTGTTCAGTTTGAGGCGCCAGTGAGTTTCTTTAAGTTCATAGAACTTGAGGATTACTTGACCGAAAAGCTTGGGGCGAAGGTTGATCTGGTAACTCCTGATGCGTTAAAGCCTCTGACAAAACCTCACATAATTGAGGAGGCTGTCTATGCTTGA